The following nucleotide sequence is from Ailuropoda melanoleuca isolate Jingjing chromosome 12, ASM200744v2, whole genome shotgun sequence.
TGACCTGAACTCTCTTGTGACTATCAGCACTTGCTCAGGGCTATTAAGGGAGTCCTGACTTTACATGACACGGTCTTTGGCATCAAGCCtatatatacttcaaaaaatttCAGGCATATGGTTTTCATCATATCTTTAAAATCAGGTTAGTCTTGTACAGTGAGTGGAGATAAACAGAAGGAGCTCTTAACCACTTCACAATTTCAGAGCAAAATAGGATCCTCGTCCTTTTCAATGTCCTGTATGTGGTCACTTCCCAAGCATGCAGAAATGTTTACTGTGGTTGACAATATGCAGTTCCAAATGTGGAATAACGATGCTACCAAGACAATAGAGATGGTAATGGATGTTCATGTTAATAGGTACAAGAAGAAACTAAATGTGAGTCAGTATTACTTACTGGGTTAAAGCTATAACAGAGAGAAACCTAGTGAAAATCTCCCTGAATTTGCgagaaacacttaaaatttttaactgcTAGAGAGACTGGCATCTTTTGAGAAGGGTGAAACATAATGTTGCTCATATGATCAGTAGCCAAAGTCTTGGGAAGTACCAGAGCCATGCATTTCTTAGTGGTATCTGCATTGCTAAGAATTCAACCAGTGTTGAATCTTTCTGTCATGAAAATATACCACATTTCATAGCTTTTATGTCTCATGACTTGGCCAAAACTTGGGAATGTAGCATGACCATATGGCTTCCAAGTATCATGGCCAGAACCTCTGTCTTATGCATGCATTTCTTATTGTAGATATGGGCTTCAGCAACTACAGCTTTGACTACTTCCACCAGCTGTTTCACAGACACAAAGGGTactgtctgtttaaaaaatctgagCTCCAACTCTCCTTTGGAAAGccatactgggggaaaaaaaagacagtagataaaggaaaagaatgcGATTGTGGCGGTGTCCTTGATTATTAAAAGGATCACTACTGTCTGCCCTCATGCCAGCTGAAGAAAGGTTCAGATTGCACACTTGGGATCCTTCTACAAAACCTGCAAATTTCTACACTGTGATGCGTCAGAGTAGATGAGTGTGACCTTCTAGAACAATGTAATGGCATTTCCAAGTGGTGCCAGACAGATACCTACAAGCAAGATGGCATTCCCTACAAAAAACAAGGTTACTGTTACCAGGGCTGGTGCTGAAGTGCGGAGAATCAGCGTTAAAATCTTTGGAAAGGGCAAAAAGGTTGCCTGGAAAGTTGATATCATTACATGAATACCAAAGGGGATAGGTTTGGAAACTGGCAGTGAATCTAAAGGGATGATTAAGGCCTTCAGTAAGTGTAAGGCCAGAGATGCAAAATGTGAAAGGCTGTTGACTGAATTGAAAAACATCAAACATTACTTAGTTCCCCATGTAGGACATGTGGTATTGGAGTGGAGAGTTTTTTGAAGCCACAGACAGAGCTGATGAGAGGGATGGTACCTGACATGGTTCACAGATCTCTATTAATCAAACCTGCTTAGTTACCACTATACTCCACTATGACTACAACCTGGACAAGTGTCATGGAGGGGTATTtgcaataattttataaatatcactGTGTCTATATCTACACCCCTCCAACGCGTGAATATAAGGGTTATGGGGACAGTTGGAATAGTGGCCCAGCTCCATGTGTGCCCTCTCTCAGTATGACAAAAATCTTATAATCCTAATCTGGATCTTGCCTAGCCTTTTACTATTTCTCATTCCTACTATCTTTTTGTTTACTTACATCCATAGAAGATCTAAGATTAGTGTCAATGCAAAAAATTCATCAGAGAAGCAAGATGAACAAACCTGACAAACATTTGATAATTACCTTTTCCGGTAATAAAGCCAAATATGAAGTGAcacaaaggactttttaaaaaaggttttatttatttatttgcgagagagagagaaagagcagagagagagggagaagcagactccataatgagcgcagagcctgatgtggggctcaatcccatgatgtGGAGatcatgaaatcaagagttggatgcccaaccaactgagctacccaggcaccccactaaaaaaactttttaagaattGGACTCTGTAGTCTGGTGTCCCTCAAGGTCTATGgaaataagaattctttttttttttttcccatctgtctCTCCAAATGTTGAATCCTTActcatttgtaaattaaaagaaCTTAAAGCAGCTCCCTCTGTGAAGtaatctttcttcttctgtgctATCCAGAAATCAGGCTTCCAAGGCTGGGGCAATGACAGGCCTCAAGATGTGGTCTTGACATAACAAGGCAAGGTCACCCTCCACAGTAAGGGTGAAGCTCATGGCCTCAAAACTAAAGAGCTGCTATCAAGCTCCCTAACATTTCTACAGAGTTACTTTGGAATGATCTCTGGAATTTATGTTTCAGAGTATCCTATCTAATTCACCATTGTAATATACTCTGTCAATTTTGTCTAATCTTTCCTTGGACAGACCAAAGGAGTATATCAGGTGAGAAGCATCTcattattagttccaggtgttTTAGCTGATTGCCATTCCAGCCACTTTGTccatttggcttttcttttttgttttggcaTCATAGTATCCGATGCCCTGGCCTCAGACTGGCTTTGTTCATAACTTAACTGAAAAGACCAAATATCACTTGTTTTGTGATTAAagaagaagaggggtgcctggttggctcagtcagtcaagtgtccaactctgggtttcagctcaggtcatgatatcagggtcctgggatcgagccctatgtcgggctctgtgatcagcatagagtctgcctgtccctctccctctgctccaccccctgattgtactctctctctcaaataaataaataaaatttttagaagaagaaggggaggaagagaaggaggaggaagaagggggaggggaggaggaagaaacagattAGACATTCCTACTAGTGATTGAGGCTCTGCAGTCTGGgaatcttttctttcctaaaaggTTCTTTCTagccattcattcacttattcattcatttattctataaaCATACATTGAACACTTACTGTTAggttaaaacatgtaaaattgaTGATACTAGGCCATTTTCATCTACAAAAATGCTAAGTTTGTATGGTTCAACCTAATTCTATGCCCAGGCACTATGAAACCCACCTCTGGACTTCTGCTTATAAATGGGAGTTGAGAGTTTTGGTACCTAAAGTTTCTTTCAATACTGATTTCTCTTAAATCTGATTATCCCCTGTAACTTCATAAGATTTCCTTAATTTCCTAGAGCAGATGGTTCCTACTGTCAAGACTTAGAACAGCACTGAACAAATAAGAGAGTAGGATGTGCCTGAGGATCCCACTGTCAGTTTTTTGGTAGTTACTGTCCTTGCTTCTTCTGAGTTTCGAAAACTCTTCAAAGAACAGAAACCTAGGACTTTCTTTGTCCAACTTCAGAGAGAACAAACTAGCAAAATCTGAGCAAGTTGCTGCATGCCACCCTACTTCCCCCACGACCACAGGGTAGAGAGCCTGGAAACGGCACATATATATAATAACCTGGAACTTACCTAGAAGAGATTTAAACAAAACTAGTATTCACTGAAGTGATAGGAGCCTACCTCTTAGAAGGAAAgtggcttcacctctctgaataAAGACTTTAAGAATCACTAGTGAATCTGAGAATAACAGAGAGATCCTGCTGAATTCAACAAGAAAAGCTACTAACCACAGCACTACATCCTCTTTTTTTAAGGTATGGTTGGAAAAAGGCTTGAGATGTTGTTCCCCAACACTCTTCTCAATCCATTAGTGTGGAATAATTCCAGTTTCTGGGTGTTCCAGTACAGTTTCAAAGAATGGTGGAGGGCTGGTAGCAAAAGCAAGGGTAGACTCCATTGTATCTAGGCCCCTGCTATAGAATCTCTTCTGTGAGCATAATAATGGTGTTTGGGTGTCTGCATCACGCCGAGCCTGCTGCTTTAGTTGGTAGAACTTGTACTGTGTCCAGCTATATACTCCACAGTTGAGCAGACCCTGGGATGATGCTGTTAGAGCCTGGAGGAGATGAAGTGATGGAACCCATCCTTCAGGTTTGCAGAGATCCAGGGACTCATCCCCATTCCCTTTATTTATAAAGCACTATTATATTTGTTCTATCTCAAACAGCAAGGTCTGGTGTCAGTTTTTTATAActttccagctcttttttttttatgttcagttagacagcatatagtacatcattagtttttgatgtagtgttcaacaattcatcagtcgCTCatcacagtgctcatcacaacatgtgccctccttaattaacccatcacctggttaccccatccctctacccccccccttctgtaaccctcactttgtttcctggagtcctgagtctctcatggtttgtctccctatcTGATTTCTTCCCATGCTAGCTCTTCCTGAACTCACTCTTCACACTGTACCTTGCTATGGATGACTGAGAGTTGGTAATACTTCTTGGCATATACCTAAGGAAAATGAACTGGTTTCAATGCCCTTCCTTATTACTTCCACTTCCCAGGTCAGGCTTGAGAAAAATGCCCTATTGGTATAGAAAGATAACCCAAAAGAGGCTTCATAAGTCtgacaaaaagaggaaaagagagagttgttctatttctgtattcctctctccccatttACTTAGAATAGCTAATTTATCCCATTCAATTCACTCTGGGTGGGACAGAATTGTCACTGTCAGTGTTTCATAAAAACATTATCTGGTAGATCTTGTTTTTTTTGCTACCCATCCCTTAAAAACACACTAATAAAAAGAAGTTAACTAGAGACACATGTGTTCCGGAATGCACGGCAGCACTTTCACAAAGTATCTACTTCATCTGTGAGGAAAACTTCACATTCTTCATTActgaatataaataatacattttctcttttgcaacacagaaataaacatgcTAAGGGAAAAAATCGTGCTTACTGAGTAATGTCAGTGTAAGAGAACAGGAAAGAAGGTGTGAAAACAGATGTTGAAGATGTTACCTGGAGAACACAGAGGGCCACGTGAAGCTTCATGTCCTGTGGCTTAGTCAACTTTATGATCATCAGAATGACAGCTgtgaaaatataaagtataaatcTTCTTGCCAGCCCTACCTGTCTCAGCATAAAATTCCCCAGGATAGGCACGCCTGGATGGCTCCAtccgttaagcacctgccttcagctcaggttgtgatcccagggtcttgggatcgagccccgcatcgggctccctgcttctccctctgcctgcggctcctgctgctcatgctctctctctcttgcttgctctctctctgataaataaatagataaaatctttttaaaaattccccagtATATATGCCTACACACCGTGTGAAATGAAGGTATAGGCATAATGAAGACTAGGAGTGAGATTAACCAGTTACATAAACCATTGGGCCTCTGGTCTCCAACTTCTTACCCTCACTGACTAAACTTTGCAGGTTAATAGTGTAGCAATGATGGTAAGACACACTATGGGGAGATAAGTTACACTTCTTAGTGTTTCAGAATTTACCAGGCTTTTTCATAAACATTATCCAATCTGATCCTCACTATACTTTGTGTAGTAGGAAGGGCAGGTATTAATATCTCTGAGCTCTGTCAGGATGTTCCCTCTCTTAGGCTGCATTTTTTGTCTAATTACCTTAATTTCTAAAACAgaggaagtaaaagaagaaagtggGACCAACATAGATTTTACAGTTGGACAGAATTTTACAAGTTGCCGTCATCCTTCTTGGCGAGACCACTTTGCTTGATCAGAACCCAATAAGTATCCTTATCATTACCCAGCTCTTCCCATTAAGATACCCACCTGGGCCCCAGCAGCAAAAGAAGGCCACTGGGTAGAAGCGTACTCGCTGCTCCACAATGTTAATCACTGCCCACTGTTCACTTCCCAGGAAGCCAGTTGATTTCACAAACTTCTTATACAGAGTCTGGGCTTGGATGAGTAGGACCTAAACATGGGTACTTCAGTGAGTAGTTTACCTAAGGCTTGGTGAAACTTTCCAGCCTCTAGCTTCCTACTGTTGTAGAGGAATCACTTCTCTCAGGATCTGACAGCAGGAAAAACTCATTCTCCTGTCTTTACCATATAAGACTGgctttttctgaaagaaaattatcTTCAGAGCGAACTTTTGCTTGGCCAGGGGAAAAGGACAGATATTAGCCAAATCCATGGTTACCATGGTCAATACATAAACTTTACATCAACTCTTgggctttttctttattttctttcctaactgAGGCTAATCACAATATGTATGGGAAGTTAAAGCTAAGATCTAACCAgaccttcttttaaaaagctttactagaggggcgcctgggtggcacagcagttaagcgtctgccttcggctcagggcgtgatcccggcgttgtgggatcgagccccacatcaggctcttctgctatgagcctgcttcttcctctcccactccccctgcttgtgttccctctctcgctggctgtctctatctctgtcaaataaataaataaaatctttaaaaaaaaaataaaaaaataaaaaaataaaataaataaaaagctttactAGAGAATATGTTAGGAAGTACTCTGTGCTTAATACCCTTAAAATAAACACTTCAGCACCATGGTTGAGCCTAAATTCTCAACTCCAAGCAAAAAGAAGTTTTAGGAAGTCTCTTCTTGCCCTTAGACAGAAAATAGActctcttccccttccatttGGGGGCTATCTGTATAAGGTTAAGctaatgaaacaaatattaatCAGTTCAGAACCCCAGCGTGCTTTCTGTGGGGAGTAAACTAGGTAATAATCTTGGTAACAAATCTGACAAATCtaaaattttccttaatattgcatggtgcactgggtgttacgcaagtaatgaatcgtggaactttacatcaaaaacttgggatgtactgtatggtgactaacataacataataaaaaatttttataaaaaaaataaaaattttccttaataATCCAAACCCACTCTTTAAGTTAATAAGCCTATTATTTAATTAAGTTTAGCCATGTAGTTTACTTTCCCCACAGACACAGGAGTCAAAAGGAGGCTTTTACTTATTTGGGAATATTTATGTCTAGTAGAATCAGTTCTGATTCTGAATGCCCACTGAAGCTTGCGTTATTTAAAGAAGTAATCAAGAATCTCCCGGGTGCCAGGTTCTGGGATACCTGTCTCTCTTGTCAATGAGTTCTAAATGTAGATCATCAAAATCATCTTAATATAAACTATTCACTTCGCCCTCTTTACAAAGTTGCTGATATAAGCTAGCTctataacttattttaaattatcaaaggAAACTCTCCATAATTTTATTTGGTTCACAAGTGCCAGCTGCactagcaaaacaaaacatatctgTGGAATAAATCTGGCTTGCAGGCAGACAGTTCGTAATCCTTGAACCAGCAtataaagagaggagaaaatgacaCTGAAAAGTAGATATGGCAAATAAAAAGGCATATTTGCTTGTGTGCTGATTTTGTAATAGGCAGTTATGTGTAAATAACATATTATTCCATGGCTAATTGTTTCAATTGTACACCATTCTGATGATGTCAAGTGAGTATTTAGTAAATGCCTAAGCCACTTAGCACTTTAACCCCAGTTAGACACAGCATAAATGCATTTATAGCTAATAAaggattgagaaaagaaaattccttcattatttggaaaattatcaAATTAAATCAAAGCACATTTCCCATGTTCTGGAGTGTTATCCTGTATAAAGGACATACTTGACATATACTAGTTTTCTGGTCTGGTCTTCCATGATGATCCACAGGaacatatatattaattagtCCTAGGGTGAGCATAAATCCTACATAATGACTGTAGACTCTTTCCCCACTAATAATTTAATATTGGGAAGTCCAAATACTGAGGTAGTAATTAAACTATAAATATCTCTTAGCTACTTTCTTAGTTCTAGGACTTTAAGAAATGCCTCTCCATCCCATTTTTCCCAGTCCCTGGGAGTAATGCCCCATCCCTCCCAATCCCCACTCTTTCCATAAAAGCAGGTGGCACCATACCACAATggtgaggagactgaggagaAAGCTGGTCAGGAAAATGGTGATCccataaaaataaagtgtgctACAGACTGATGTGTTGGCAGAAGGCACTTCAGCCATGGCTGATGGTGGTGAGTACATCAGAATACACCTAAGAAGAGAATCAATGGACAGGACCACTACTACAGATATGACTAGAGAGATACCCATTTGGTGCAACAAAATTTATTAAGTATGCAAT
It contains:
- the TMEM116 gene encoding transmembrane protein 116; the encoded protein is MAFLLEASLLEDNWELVFSAIQWIQFVMATLSVIGSSSLIAYAVFQNVQKSPEIRPLFYLSFSDLLLGICWLIEALLYGTSAANKDVVCYNLQAVGQIFYISSFLYTVNYIWYLYKELKMRHNQSGQSTFPLVIDYTCHVGQIAIILSSLIPLLLMIPVFCLGNVSECFHNFSQSHRCILMYSPPSAMAEVPSANTSVCSTLYFYGITIFLTSFLLSLLTIVVLLIQAQTLYKKFVKSTGFLGSEQWAVINIVEQRVRFYPVAFFCCWGPAVILMIIKLTKPQDMKLHVALCVLQALTASSQGLLNCGVYSWTQYKFYQLKQQARRDADTQTPLLCSQKRFYSRGLDTMESTLAFATSPPPFFETLVEVVKAVVAEAHIYNKKCMHKTEVLAMILGSHMVMLHSQVLAKS